A genomic window from Anthonomus grandis grandis chromosome 4, icAntGran1.3, whole genome shotgun sequence includes:
- the LOC126735744 gene encoding A disintegrin and metalloproteinase with thrombospondin motifs adt-1-like isoform X2, which yields MTIFLRILIFSVVSGRFSRCDNADLHESMSDPELMFYFQTTDKNVLPEYEVLYLPVESLRGDHTGEEIEYKFNAFDRPIDLRLRKNEAILTESFKSYLHDETGIKLLNATPSDCHYLHEDPDLVAALSICSPKTVHGLIFTDNATLEIQPLTPKLRRISKRSASKKDVVPHIVKRAKFTSDFLVDDLFPIAGSIWSQKEATLASSIEDVLDKEIFEENSGNFQARAQTLTVELALFFDEAAYKIFAPYFGYDEKKLQNMLLAYVNGVQALYHHPSLGKSLELVLVRLDIMKRQPREMPHYSGERSQLLDSFCEYQASINPKSDSDPEHWDMGLYISGLDFFAYENGRKSGVTMGLATVGGVCLEKYACIIAEFGTTNVFGKPYPSAGFTSVYILAHEIGHNLGMHHDSSGNGCSKEGYIMSPSRGTNGETQWSTCSAQIVAKLDWAKCLKDVAKPLRGKDHSRFLDIPGRIYTSKKQCEILLRDKDAVMSPSQKQSDVCYSLQCKTPNRSGYYSAGPALDGTPCGSGKYCYGGHCSSKQPPRPVKVISGGWSKWREGTCTSGCIEGSKGIKISSRECNNPPPQNTDQGCEGSNKQVNICADTNLCHGKRKTPVEFASQKCQEFSRLLPELDPTGVGLQAPHEEGRVWTSCAIFCKRKDSAAFYTPRIELNDLGVSAYFPEGTWCHKDSAGMNYFCMQRHCLPEVFKFSKNPIGILDDIPFAQNARPNKPIIPAHLKNYFALSPNGRPILTSFKSVGSQFTDDKEEWETKDYVELPSVEKRFQSLMQEVNDLDVF from the exons GCCAATTGACTTAAGACTAAGAAAAAACGAGGCAATACTAACCGAATCTTTCAAGAGCTACCTCCACGACGAAACGGGCATTAAATTACTCAACGCCACCCCTTCGGACTGTCACTACTTACACGAAGACCCCGACTTAGTGGCCGCTTTGAGTATTTGTAGCCCTAAAACGGTC CATGGTTTGATATTTACGGATAATGCCACCCTGGAAATCCAGCCGTTAACCCCAAAATTGAGAAGGATATCGAAGAGGAGCGCGTCCAAGAAGGACGTGGTACCGCATATCGTCAAACGGGCCAAGTTTACCAGTGATTTTTTGGTCGATGATCTGTTTCCCATAGCGG GTTCGATTTGGTCCCAAAAAGAGGCGACCTTGGCCAGCAGCATCGAGGACGTCCTGGACAAAGAAATTTTCGAAGAAAATTCCGGAAATTTCCAGGCCCGTGCGCAAACGTTAACGGTCGAACTGGCGCTATTTTTCGACGAAGCCGCTTACAAAATTTTCGCCCCTTATTTTGGTTACGACGAGAAAAAGTTGCAGAATATGCTTCTCGCTTACGTCAATGGG GTTCAAGCCCTGTATCACCACCCGAGCTTGGGAAAGAGCTTAGAACTGGTCCTGGTGCGCCTGGACATAATGAAAAGGCAACCGAGGGAGATGCCCCACTATAGCGGCGAAAGATCTCAGCTACTGGATAGCTTTTGCGAGTACCAAGCCAGTATTAACCCCAAAAGTGATTCCGATCCGGAACATTGGGATATGGGGCTGTACATTTCCGG CCTGGACTTCTTCGCTTACGAAAACGGCCGAAAGAGCGGAGTTACCATGGGTCTGGCCACAGTGGGGGGCGTATGTCTGGAGAAATACGCCTGCATAATTGCTGAGTTCGGCACCACCAACGTCTTTGGGAAACCTTACCCCAGTGCGGGATTTACCAGCGTGTACATCTTGGCCCACGAAATTGGCCACAA TTTAGGGATGCACCACGACAGCAGCGGCAACGGCTGCTCCAAAGAGGGATACATAATGTCCCCGTCGAGGGGCACCAACGGGGAGACCCAGTGGTCCACTTGCAGTGCCCAAATAGTGGCCAAATTAGA TTGGGCCAAGTGCCTCAAAGACGTGGCGAAACCGCTACGAGGCAAAGACCACTCCCGTTTCCTGGACATCCCGGGCCGCATCTACACCTCCAAGAAACAATGCGAGATTCTCCTGAGGGACAAAGACGCCGTGATGTCGCCCAGTCAGAAGCAAAGTGACGTCTGCTACAGTTTACAATGCAAAACTCCCAACAGAAGCGGTTATTATTCGGCCGGACCGGCTTTGGACGGGACTCCTTGCGGTTCCGGAAAG TACTGCTACGGAGGCCACTGCAGCTCCAAACAACCTCCTCGGCCGGTGAAGGTCATTTCCGGGGGATGGAGTAAGTGGAGGGAAGGCACTTGTACCTCCGGATGCATTGAGGGATCTAAAGGGATCAAGATTAGCAGTAGGGAGTGCAATAATCCGCCTCCCCAGAATACGGATCAGGGCTGCGAGGGGTCCAATAAGCAGGTTAACATTTGTGCGGATACAAAT CTGTGCCACGGTAAGAGAAAGACCCCAGTGGAGTTTGCATCGCAAAAATGCCAAGAGTTCTCTCGATTATTACCCGAGTTGGACCCCACCGGGGTGGGTCTACAAGCCCCACACGAAGAAG GGCGGGTCTGGACCAGCTGCGCGATTTTCTGCAAACGCAAAGACTCCGCCGCCTTCTACACCCCCCGGATCGAGCTGAACGACCTGGGAGTGTCCGCGTACTTCCCAGAAGGCACCTGGTGTCACAAGGACTCCGCCGGCATGAATTACTTCTGTATGCAACGCCACTGTTTACCGGAGGTGTTCAAGTTCTCGAAGAATCCCATCGGGATTTTGGACGATATTCCGTTCGCGCAGAACGCTCGCCCCAACAAGCCGATCATTCCGGCCCATTTGAAGAATTATTTCGCGTTGAGCCCCAACGGGAGGCCCATCTTGACCTCGTTCAAGAGCGTGGGGTCCCAGTTCACTGATGATAAGGAAGAGTGGGAGACGAAGGATTACGTGGAGCTGCCCAGTGTGGAGAAGAGATTTCAGTCGTTGATGCAAGAAGTCAATGATCTCGATGTGTTTTAG
- the LOC126735744 gene encoding A disintegrin and metalloproteinase with thrombospondin motifs adt-2-like isoform X1: protein MYLKGALSQEALNLIDNISITNENYTVALEILKKRPIDLRLRKNEAILTESFKSYLHDETGIKLLNATPSDCHYLHEDPDLVAALSICSPKTVHGLIFTDNATLEIQPLTPKLRRISKRSASKKDVVPHIVKRAKFTSDFLVDDLFPIAGSIWSQKEATLASSIEDVLDKEIFEENSGNFQARAQTLTVELALFFDEAAYKIFAPYFGYDEKKLQNMLLAYVNGVQALYHHPSLGKSLELVLVRLDIMKRQPREMPHYSGERSQLLDSFCEYQASINPKSDSDPEHWDMGLYISGLDFFAYENGRKSGVTMGLATVGGVCLEKYACIIAEFGTTNVFGKPYPSAGFTSVYILAHEIGHNLGMHHDSSGNGCSKEGYIMSPSRGTNGETQWSTCSAQIVAKLDWAKCLKDVAKPLRGKDHSRFLDIPGRIYTSKKQCEILLRDKDAVMSPSQKQSDVCYSLQCKTPNRSGYYSAGPALDGTPCGSGKYCYGGHCSSKQPPRPVKVISGGWSKWREGTCTSGCIEGSKGIKISSRECNNPPPQNTDQGCEGSNKQVNICADTNLCHGKRKTPVEFASQKCQEFSRLLPELDPTGVGLQAPHEEGRVWTSCAIFCKRKDSAAFYTPRIELNDLGVSAYFPEGTWCHKDSAGMNYFCMQRHCLPEVFKFSKNPIGILDDIPFAQNARPNKPIIPAHLKNYFALSPNGRPILTSFKSVGSQFTDDKEEWETKDYVELPSVEKRFQSLMQEVNDLDVF from the exons GCCAATTGACTTAAGACTAAGAAAAAACGAGGCAATACTAACCGAATCTTTCAAGAGCTACCTCCACGACGAAACGGGCATTAAATTACTCAACGCCACCCCTTCGGACTGTCACTACTTACACGAAGACCCCGACTTAGTGGCCGCTTTGAGTATTTGTAGCCCTAAAACGGTC CATGGTTTGATATTTACGGATAATGCCACCCTGGAAATCCAGCCGTTAACCCCAAAATTGAGAAGGATATCGAAGAGGAGCGCGTCCAAGAAGGACGTGGTACCGCATATCGTCAAACGGGCCAAGTTTACCAGTGATTTTTTGGTCGATGATCTGTTTCCCATAGCGG GTTCGATTTGGTCCCAAAAAGAGGCGACCTTGGCCAGCAGCATCGAGGACGTCCTGGACAAAGAAATTTTCGAAGAAAATTCCGGAAATTTCCAGGCCCGTGCGCAAACGTTAACGGTCGAACTGGCGCTATTTTTCGACGAAGCCGCTTACAAAATTTTCGCCCCTTATTTTGGTTACGACGAGAAAAAGTTGCAGAATATGCTTCTCGCTTACGTCAATGGG GTTCAAGCCCTGTATCACCACCCGAGCTTGGGAAAGAGCTTAGAACTGGTCCTGGTGCGCCTGGACATAATGAAAAGGCAACCGAGGGAGATGCCCCACTATAGCGGCGAAAGATCTCAGCTACTGGATAGCTTTTGCGAGTACCAAGCCAGTATTAACCCCAAAAGTGATTCCGATCCGGAACATTGGGATATGGGGCTGTACATTTCCGG CCTGGACTTCTTCGCTTACGAAAACGGCCGAAAGAGCGGAGTTACCATGGGTCTGGCCACAGTGGGGGGCGTATGTCTGGAGAAATACGCCTGCATAATTGCTGAGTTCGGCACCACCAACGTCTTTGGGAAACCTTACCCCAGTGCGGGATTTACCAGCGTGTACATCTTGGCCCACGAAATTGGCCACAA TTTAGGGATGCACCACGACAGCAGCGGCAACGGCTGCTCCAAAGAGGGATACATAATGTCCCCGTCGAGGGGCACCAACGGGGAGACCCAGTGGTCCACTTGCAGTGCCCAAATAGTGGCCAAATTAGA TTGGGCCAAGTGCCTCAAAGACGTGGCGAAACCGCTACGAGGCAAAGACCACTCCCGTTTCCTGGACATCCCGGGCCGCATCTACACCTCCAAGAAACAATGCGAGATTCTCCTGAGGGACAAAGACGCCGTGATGTCGCCCAGTCAGAAGCAAAGTGACGTCTGCTACAGTTTACAATGCAAAACTCCCAACAGAAGCGGTTATTATTCGGCCGGACCGGCTTTGGACGGGACTCCTTGCGGTTCCGGAAAG TACTGCTACGGAGGCCACTGCAGCTCCAAACAACCTCCTCGGCCGGTGAAGGTCATTTCCGGGGGATGGAGTAAGTGGAGGGAAGGCACTTGTACCTCCGGATGCATTGAGGGATCTAAAGGGATCAAGATTAGCAGTAGGGAGTGCAATAATCCGCCTCCCCAGAATACGGATCAGGGCTGCGAGGGGTCCAATAAGCAGGTTAACATTTGTGCGGATACAAAT CTGTGCCACGGTAAGAGAAAGACCCCAGTGGAGTTTGCATCGCAAAAATGCCAAGAGTTCTCTCGATTATTACCCGAGTTGGACCCCACCGGGGTGGGTCTACAAGCCCCACACGAAGAAG GGCGGGTCTGGACCAGCTGCGCGATTTTCTGCAAACGCAAAGACTCCGCCGCCTTCTACACCCCCCGGATCGAGCTGAACGACCTGGGAGTGTCCGCGTACTTCCCAGAAGGCACCTGGTGTCACAAGGACTCCGCCGGCATGAATTACTTCTGTATGCAACGCCACTGTTTACCGGAGGTGTTCAAGTTCTCGAAGAATCCCATCGGGATTTTGGACGATATTCCGTTCGCGCAGAACGCTCGCCCCAACAAGCCGATCATTCCGGCCCATTTGAAGAATTATTTCGCGTTGAGCCCCAACGGGAGGCCCATCTTGACCTCGTTCAAGAGCGTGGGGTCCCAGTTCACTGATGATAAGGAAGAGTGGGAGACGAAGGATTACGTGGAGCTGCCCAGTGTGGAGAAGAGATTTCAGTCGTTGATGCAAGAAGTCAATGATCTCGATGTGTTTTAG
- the LOC126735748 gene encoding signal recognition particle 14 kDa protein has protein sequence MVLLENDAFLLELPKLFQKAKVDGSVTITFKRYDGRDKPIPRAGKPPLPEPKEHMCLVRAKFRSKKIATIVHQKDINKFQVTYSGLLKSTYDGLKKLKKMKAKSKVDS, from the exons atggTACTTCTGGAAAACGACGCT tttttgttagAGCTGCCGAAATTGTTTCAAAAAGCTAAAGTTGACGGATCTGTGACCATTACATTTAAAAGAT ATGATGGTCGTGACAAGCCCATTCCAAGAGCTGGAAAGCCACCACTGCCAGAACCAAAAGAGCACATGTGCCTGGTAAGAGCGAAATTCAGAAGCAAGAAAATAGCCACAATTGTTCACCAAAAAGACATAAATAAGTTCCAAGTAACTTACAGCGGTTTGCTCAAGAGCACTTATGACGGACTGAAAAAGCTGAAGAAAATGAAGGCCAAGAGTAAAGTTGACTCTTAG
- the LOC126735747 gene encoding histone-arginine methyltransferase METTL23 isoform X3 → MSTGNGDETKKQLIQASYSFYTWPSASVLAWFLWENRTGLQGKRILELGAGTALPGILAAKCGAHVTLSDSATLPKSLAHTRRCCQLNNLRVNQDIKVIGLTWGLFLSNLECIGPLDLILGSDCFFDPSIFEDILITVAYLLENNCGAKFLCTYQERSSDWSIEQLLKKWNLRCKIHKITSLGAQSGIDINEIIGRHSIHLVEIYI, encoded by the exons ATGTCCACTGGTAATGGCGATGAGACAAAAAAACAG ttaattCAAGCCAGTTACTCATTTTACACATGGCCCTCGGCCTCTGTTCTCGCTTGGTTCCTATGGGAGAACCGTACCGGTTTACAAGGCAAAAGAATCTTGGAACTGGGGGCGGGTACTGCTTTGCCTGGCATTTTGGCTGCCAAATGTGGGGCCCATGTTACCCTCAGTGACTCTGCCACTCTACCCAAGAGTTTGGCACATACAAGGAGGTGCTGTcaactaaataatttaagagtCAACCAGGACATTAAGGTTATCGGGCTCACATGGGGtttgtttttaagtaatttggaGTGTATTGGACCTTTAGATCTTATTTTAG gGTCTGATTGTTTTTTTGATCCCTCAATATTTGAGGATATCCTAATAACAGTGGCTTACCTGTTGGAGAACAACTGTGGAGCAAAGTTTCTTTGTACTTATCAGGAGAGGAGTAGTGACTGGTCAATTGAGCAGCTATTAAAGAAGTGGAATTTAAgatgtaaaattcataaaattaccAGTTTGGGTGCTCAGAGTGGCATAGATATTAATGAGATAATCGGGAGACACAGTATTCATTTGGTTGAGATTTATATATGA
- the LOC126735747 gene encoding histone-arginine methyltransferase METTL23 isoform X1, producing the protein MRSKLPVMMKYLNIYELAFLLKLHNIMTESPGEQIKKFLFPQDSTKESFLEIFIPELIQASYSFYTWPSASVLAWFLWENRTGLQGKRILELGAGTALPGILAAKCGAHVTLSDSATLPKSLAHTRRCCQLNNLRVNQDIKVIGLTWGLFLSNLECIGPLDLILGSDCFFDPSIFEDILITVAYLLENNCGAKFLCTYQERSSDWSIEQLLKKWNLRCKIHKITSLGAQSGIDINEIIGRHSIHLVEIYI; encoded by the exons AGCTTGCATTTCTTCTAAAACTTCACAACATAATGACAGAAAGCCCTggtgaacaaataaaaaagttcctatTCCCCCAAGACTCTACAAAAGAATCATTTTTAGAAATCTTCATCCCCGAG ttaattCAAGCCAGTTACTCATTTTACACATGGCCCTCGGCCTCTGTTCTCGCTTGGTTCCTATGGGAGAACCGTACCGGTTTACAAGGCAAAAGAATCTTGGAACTGGGGGCGGGTACTGCTTTGCCTGGCATTTTGGCTGCCAAATGTGGGGCCCATGTTACCCTCAGTGACTCTGCCACTCTACCCAAGAGTTTGGCACATACAAGGAGGTGCTGTcaactaaataatttaagagtCAACCAGGACATTAAGGTTATCGGGCTCACATGGGGtttgtttttaagtaatttggaGTGTATTGGACCTTTAGATCTTATTTTAG gGTCTGATTGTTTTTTTGATCCCTCAATATTTGAGGATATCCTAATAACAGTGGCTTACCTGTTGGAGAACAACTGTGGAGCAAAGTTTCTTTGTACTTATCAGGAGAGGAGTAGTGACTGGTCAATTGAGCAGCTATTAAAGAAGTGGAATTTAAgatgtaaaattcataaaattaccAGTTTGGGTGCTCAGAGTGGCATAGATATTAATGAGATAATCGGGAGACACAGTATTCATTTGGTTGAGATTTATATATGA
- the LOC126735747 gene encoding histone-arginine methyltransferase METTL23 isoform X2, producing MTESPGEQIKKFLFPQDSTKESFLEIFIPELIQASYSFYTWPSASVLAWFLWENRTGLQGKRILELGAGTALPGILAAKCGAHVTLSDSATLPKSLAHTRRCCQLNNLRVNQDIKVIGLTWGLFLSNLECIGPLDLILGSDCFFDPSIFEDILITVAYLLENNCGAKFLCTYQERSSDWSIEQLLKKWNLRCKIHKITSLGAQSGIDINEIIGRHSIHLVEIYI from the exons ATGACAGAAAGCCCTggtgaacaaataaaaaagttcctatTCCCCCAAGACTCTACAAAAGAATCATTTTTAGAAATCTTCATCCCCGAG ttaattCAAGCCAGTTACTCATTTTACACATGGCCCTCGGCCTCTGTTCTCGCTTGGTTCCTATGGGAGAACCGTACCGGTTTACAAGGCAAAAGAATCTTGGAACTGGGGGCGGGTACTGCTTTGCCTGGCATTTTGGCTGCCAAATGTGGGGCCCATGTTACCCTCAGTGACTCTGCCACTCTACCCAAGAGTTTGGCACATACAAGGAGGTGCTGTcaactaaataatttaagagtCAACCAGGACATTAAGGTTATCGGGCTCACATGGGGtttgtttttaagtaatttggaGTGTATTGGACCTTTAGATCTTATTTTAG gGTCTGATTGTTTTTTTGATCCCTCAATATTTGAGGATATCCTAATAACAGTGGCTTACCTGTTGGAGAACAACTGTGGAGCAAAGTTTCTTTGTACTTATCAGGAGAGGAGTAGTGACTGGTCAATTGAGCAGCTATTAAAGAAGTGGAATTTAAgatgtaaaattcataaaattaccAGTTTGGGTGCTCAGAGTGGCATAGATATTAATGAGATAATCGGGAGACACAGTATTCATTTGGTTGAGATTTATATATGA